In the Triticum aestivum cultivar Chinese Spring chromosome 2B, IWGSC CS RefSeq v2.1, whole genome shotgun sequence genome, ATTTTTTGTTATAATATTCAGACCACTCTGAAAACAAAAGAAACTTCTATTTACATGCTATAAATTTTCAGTACTAATTGGAAGTCCGAAGTTCACATATAGACCTTATGTATCCGCATATATGTATAGTCATGCGAGGCTTAAAATATTCGTGTACACACTTATAGTTATTCATGTATATATTTATATAGGAGGCAATTTGTTTCTTTTCACATAATAAAACATCATATTATTCCAAAGGTCTTAATTGTTTTAATACATACACTTTATTGTTTCTACAGTCATATTGGAGAGCATTTCATCGGTACGAATATCAACTAAATGGATGGAAACTCAAGATCTTCATCAAAACGAGCGAAATTGTTGGTCATGAAGATGGGTCCTCGGATTAAGGTCCCAAAGTCACAACACAAAACCATATAAATTTATATGTGTGTGTCTTAATCTTTTAGGCACCAACAAACATTTATGTGATTTTTTATCATGCAAAACTCTTTAATCTTATCAAGTGTATACTATATTTTTAGACATGGCACAATGTTGTTTTTGTTATGTAGTCTTGATTGCAATAACTAAATATTGATATTTAGCATATTATCATAGTTAAATATAAGACTACCAGTATACTACTGTTAATGATATTCATCACAGAAGCTCTCCATCAAGCAACAGAATGAGCGCCCGGAGATTGAGAACAAAATATTAGCGATTGAGAACCACAAAATGCGCGAGAAGTTGACGACATACCGATGTGCTGCTTGCTTGAAGATTGAAAATGCCTGCCTGAAAGTCGAGGTTTGCCAAAGTAGATCCAATACATACAACGATATGCTATAGCACTTCTATTGTGCATTATTTCCAAATCAAGACTAGAAAATACTATTACTAGATATAGAATATTGAGAAGTGAATAAATATTTCTATCATATTAAATAGCTAAACGTACAATGGCTAAAATTCTTGCATTGTAATAACACAAAAACATTACAAAAATCTGTGAAAGAAAATCCGCCAACGTGACACATGGGACATGAGAATATATTTCTTATGGTAGAATATGATGACGGTAGATACATGGAATTTGAAATACAATGCAAAAGTTTGTGCTATTTACATGTTCAAGTCAAACAAATTGCACCCATGTCAGCATGTAGATGGTTTATGAAGTAGTCCCACTCATTTTAATGTGTATCTAAAGAAATGTTTATTTTGCACAAAATGGTTAAATTAGGaaatttatttttcttcctagttgACCCAATAACGTGACCATGTAGCACATTAGACATTTCTTGGCAAGGAGTACAGTAGTATTTCCGAAAATAGCTAAAAAATAGTCAACACTTACTAAAAGTAGCACCCTGTATAACGGGAAAGTGACTTTCAAACCAGAGTCAAATTGAAGGAAATTGGATATTCCTTGTTAGGGATTTTTTTTAACGAGAGGCAAAatcttggtcttgtttcaccaaTTGAAAACAACATATTCTATTTTTTTGAATGGGTGgaaaacaaagatagaacattttGAGTCATCGACAAGCCAGCATCACCATCATTTATAAAGATGACAATGCAAACAGGATAAATTTGACACAGTACTAGGGATATGCATCCATCAATTCTCATCGTCTATTAATGTCATCCAGTCATTGTCATAGGTATTCTGTCAATAGGAAAAGTGAAATCCTAGCTTTCCCTAGAACCAGCTTTTTACTATCCTACCCCATGGGGTTTTCCGGGGAAGTCAAATAAAAGATGCAACTACCTAATGGTGTAGGTGTACCATAAAAACACTAGACTACAGAATTAATATGTGGTTGAATGGTTATGCGGGTGGTTGTACCACTGGTTCAGCAGAGATTAAACCCTAGGTTTAACATACAGTGTCTCGTTAAAGAGGGAATTTTCTTTCGGTGGGAGACGACATTCTCATAGATAGTGAGGCGTCTATGGTAATTTCGTCAATCTTAAAAATTTGCACTATGGTATTCAATAGACCCTTTGTGGTGATGATGTGGGTGATggtgtgcatgtgtatgtgtgcgCATGTTGTATTTATGTGTTTTCAGGAACTAGACTATTGCCTACTCAACGGTTGTAGGTGTGCGTTGACTCATGTTAGGATGGTCATAGCTCTACACTTAGTCACTCACATTGGTAGCACGTGTTGGTTTGGCTTCTCTAGCTACCGAAACATATTGGATTGCCTATCACATTTTGATATCAACGAAAAGAGGTTTGGAGATAACATCTTGTGTATCCAAGTGGGCTTTGTAAGCCCACTAGTGTGTGCCCCGAACTACAATGTTGGCTTGTTTTGATAATTTTACCCAAACTATTCCTTTTTTATCTAGCGAGAGACACATCTCCATTTGCCAACATGCTGCTAAATATGGTTTTCTTCAAATTAATTAACATGGTCAATCCAAGCTACATTCAGTTCTTTATTTCCTGCTAAGATGCACTCTATCTAATGGCTTGTTCTATTGGCtacaaaactgttggggaacgtagcagaaattcaaaattttcctacgtgtcaccaagatctatctatggagagaccagcaacgagaagaaagagagtgcatctacatacccttgtagatcgctaagcggaagcgttcaagtgaacggggttgatgaagtcgtactcgtcgtgattcaaatcaccgatgatcaagtgccgaacgcacgacacctccgcattcaacacacgtacagcccggtgacgtatcccacgccttgatccagcaaggagagagggagaggttgaggaagactccatccagcagcagcacaatggcgtggtggtggtggaggagcgtggcaatcctgcagggcttcgccaagcaccacgggagaagaggagtacttgggagagggggagggctgcgccagaacttcgtgtgtagctcccatgcgcctccccactatatataggggtggaggggctggtttcttgccctccaagtccattggggcgttggccaaggtgggaggaaagaaatctcattatttccttccccaccgattgttatccccctttttagggatcttggtcttatcccttcgggatatgatcttattccttctaaggggggatcttggtgcgccttgaccaggggtgtggggccttgcccccactacccacgtccatgtgggtccccccatgcaggtgggccccactccggaaccttctagaaccttcccggtacaataccgaaaaatcccgaacattttccggtggccaaaataggacttcccatatataaatctttacctccggaccattccggaactcctcgtgacgtccgggatctcatccgggactccgaacaacattcggtaaccacatacaaacttcctttataaccctagcgtcatcgaaccttaagtgtgtagaccctacgggttcgggagacatgtagacatgaccgagacgttctccggtcaataaccaacagcgggatctggatacccatgatggctcccacatgttccacgatgatctcattggatgaaccacgatgtcaaggacttaatcaatcccgtattcaattccctttgtctatcggtatgttacttgcccgagattcgatcgtcggtatccaataccttgtttaatctcgttaccggcgagtcactttactcgttccgtaacacatcatcccgtgatcaactccttggtcacattgcgcatatgatgatgtcctaccgagtgggcccagagatacctctccgtttacacggagtgacaaatcccagtctcgatccgcataaaacaatagatactttcggagatacctgtagtgcacctttatagtcacccagttacgttgtgacgtttgatacacccaaagcactcctacggtatccaggagttacacgctctcatggtcgaaggaagagatacttgacaatggcaaagctctagcaaatgaactacacgatcttttgtgctagtcttaggattgggtcttgtccatcacatcattctcctaatgatgtgatcccgttatcaacgacatccaatgtccatagccaggaaaccatgactatctgttgatcacaacgagctagtcaactagaggctcactagggacatattgtggtctatgtattcacacgtgtattatgatttccggataatacagttatagcatgaataaaagacaattatcatgaacaaggaaatataataataatacttttattattgcctctagggcatatttccaacaaaaacttGGCTGCATCTTCAAACTTTCAGGTCCTAATAAAGTGCATAGCGTAAATAGCAAGTACATATTTCTTACAATCCAAAATATTTGAGACAGAAAAAACGACTGTACATCATTCATTGGGGTATATGCACCAAAGTTGATTCATGTTTCAAGAATCAATATCTAGTTGCATGTGGTCTGCTTTGTTAATTATTTTTTCCTCGATTTCTTCACATTGCATACCACAATTTTGCAAACATCAAGGCTTTACTCATGTCATATTGATCATTCTTGCTAGATGTCTGGTCAAGCTATCAGACTTACTTGTATTGTTTTTTGCAGCTCGCACGCTCATTTCGTAATGCTGCTGCAATTCTAGAAGCTGAAGCACAATCTGAATTGGATGTTGGGTTTTCCTCTACAGCACCCCAGGTTCCAGCGGATACTAGCGCAACTGGACCACTCCAGCCAGGTGCAGCAGGGAGCCAAGATGAACCGCGGGAGTAATCAACTGGCAACAATTTATTTGCTATATCTACAAAAACCTATATACATACAGAATAAAGGTTTCAAAGACTCGATGTGTTCATTACAATGAGTGGCACTACAAGTCCATTGTGTCTTATAGTTAAGCACCAAAACCTTTTTATGTGTTACTGGTACTTGAGAAGGTTGTATGTCTTCTCATCTCTATCATTTACATTTGAGACATGGGATATTATATTGTGTTTGTACAATCTCCTGTCGTATAAATAtgttacttatttattttatgaacGAGGAAATTTGTTATTTATTGGTTGCGATTGCTAAGTTTTGAAGTACATTTATGAGCTATTTTTTTGAAGTCTTATCCATATATACTTGAGAAGGTCATAAACCATGCCGGAAAAATGATGGCGCACAAATGGACTTTATTTAgaattgaaaaaaaaaatccatacaatttatacTCTAGAAATCTATCGAGATACAATTATGCGATCAATCTGAAGCAATACAGTTGCAACCATGCAAGGTCAAAGAATGTATGCCTTCCTTTCTCTAGGAAAAAAAACACTGATCCAAGTGCGCAGTGCTCCAAAATTTCTGGTGGTACAAActgatggattatggatgggcttaggcccatataagacactaatccctggttaattttgaggcccatgtatgagatggcaggtggtgggtagtttagtcccaccttgctagttgaggagagttgagacccctttataagggctgctctaccacttgccattgggatcttgggaagaggagtggtacacgcgcgctcctcctcctccgtcgcccgccCCGCCACACCGCGCCACGGGTTGCAGGAatgagccgaagcttatttttgccacTCAGGACTGCGACCCTTCTCTGACTCCCTTGCCGGAGtgaggctgctgctgctgccaccgcgttggcctggccaactaGAGGGTACGATCTGTTCATCCCTCATTTACTCGTACTTGCCACTCAGGACTGCGACCCTTCTCTGACTCCCTTACCAGGAGtgaggctgctgctgctgccatcgcgttggcctggccaaccggagggtatgatccgttcatccctcgtttactcaTACTTGTACTAGtcgtatatgtgctgctcatagattgttcgcttctatgttctgtacgtgctagtatgcttaggtatcgctaTGAGATGTATACCATTTATGTCATGCTTACTGTATACTCTTGGATTAGATTAATCGAGAAAAtattttcaacaatccaaaaactttattttaggcacttttcgaCTCATGGCTTCGTCGCCACTCTGAAACCAGAAAAATTTATCAGAACGCATTTTGAGCATTGGCAGACGAGGACTACCTTGTGGCTCACAgcaatgaacgtgttctgggttggtggtgtgtcTCCCACGGTAACGATTGCTCCTAAACAGGAGAAtgcgtttagggaggcaaccaccaTCTTTGTGGGAGCTATTCTTACTGTGATCGGAGACAAGCTAGTCGACACATATCTCCATATGCGTGTTGCCAAGAatttgtgggatgcgctcgaagctaAGTTCGGCGCAACCAATGCTGGCAGTGAGTTGtatgccatggagcagttccatgattataAGATGGTTGATAACCGTCCTGTATTGGAACAGGCTCATGAGATAGAATGCAttgctaaggagctggagctcccGAAGTGTGATTTACCGGACAAGTTTGCcgcgggttgcattattgcaaaactccctcatggatggaggaagtttgctacttctctcaagcacttgagacgtgaattccctgctgagcaaaggactcacacgtgaaagCGGGAGAGGGTTCTTCTAGCGCGAATGTGGTGCAGAGGAACTTCCACAAGTTAAGGGAAAGAACTCTGTTgagcagaatactacctttaagaagaagggtaagaagaaagacaaaaggagagatggctgctttacttgtggttcagaggaacattgggcaaacaagtgcccaaacaagtacaagaagccagcacATGACTCCAAGTCTGTGAATGTCACTTTCAGCAACAACGAtgcggcatctgggtatggtaatctgtttaccatactttcagtttgtcaatccaccgattggtgggttgacactggggctaatatttatgtgtgtgctgatgtgtctttgttttcttcttaccatcTCACACGAGATTGCTCCGTCCTGATGGGGAAcggctcgcatgcttctgttcatggtgttggaacggtagatctgaagtttactttgggaaagatcgtgcaactgaagaacgtgcaacatgtccccgacatcaagaagaatctcgttagtggctcccttctatgtaaagaagggtttaagttagtatttgagtccaACAAAGTAGTTGTATCTCGGTATGggctatttgttggaaaaggatatgattgtggtggtttgttctGCCTTTCCCTGGAgcatttctgtaataaagtcgtgaaccaaattcattctaatgtgaacgaatgtgaggtttggcattcatgtctttgtcacataaatttcagttgtatgacgcggctagctaagatgaatctaatcccgagtttcactttagccaaaggctctaagtgccacgcatgtgtgcaagcaaagcaacctcgtaagcctcacaagtCTGTGAAGAGAGACACCTGGCACCGCCAGAGCccatacattcagatctctgtgagatgaatggtgtgttgactaaaggtggaaagaaatacttcatgacttttattgatgattccactagattctgttGCGTGTATTTGTGAAATACAAAGGATGAGGCTCTTCACTACTTTAAAATCTGTAAGgctgaagttgagaatcaacttgagaagaaaataaaacgagtctggtcttatcgtggtggagagtacttttctagtgagtttgatttattctctgcggaacatggtattattcatgaaaGGACTCCTCCCTATTCACCCTaatcaaacggggttgccgaacaGAAAAACCATACTCTTACAGATTTGGCTAACgtcatgttagatacatcgggtttatccaaggcatggtggggggaggttgtattgacatcatgtcatgtcctgatcATAAAGTTCCCGcgaaggataatgagactactccctatgagcaacgggaaaagaaaagaactaccctctcttacttgcgcacttggggctatTTGGTGAAAGTCAAtttgccgatccccaaaaagcgtaagcttggaccaaagactgtggagtgcgttaatttgggctacgctaagaatatcattggctatagatttctagtagtgaaatctgaggtacctgaccagaaggtcggtactattatagagtctaaggatgctacattctttgaggatattttccccatgagagatatgcaaagcacttctagactggaATCTAACGAGACTCCagaacctgccattccgatgggATATAAGAACACAAAAGCGATGAAATCTCcatggaggatgacgaggaagctcctgttaggagaaagagacagaggactgcgAAGTCTTTTGGTAATGATTTCTTCGTGTACTTCGTAgatgatgacactcccagttccatttcagaagcttatgcatctctggatgctgactactggaaggatgtggtccatagcgagatggattccatcttggctaatgggacatgggagatcatgtaatgccccggattcattgcgccaggtgtctgccagttattcgccgtcgttgccatatcttttgcttgcgtgttgcatttttccatgtcatcatctgcatatcatatgcatgttttccaaaacttgcatccattcgggttcccccggttctctccgttgtccattccgagcccgacactctcacacgcgcccgcgacacctccgaaataatattttataagaggcataaaaatgttctcggaatgggatgaaacttgtcaagcggtcttattatagtgtagacaacCCGCCTGCCAAATtccgtcgcattcggagttcgtttgactgcccaaccattaaatatataaccgcgatatagtcggtctaGCATCAGACGTTTTCGGTATTCGGAAACTGTTGccgggcctcccttctcttctctcctctcagcccgaggCCTCTCATCACAGCCCGTCTAGCCCTCCTACACttcccctccgctccggaccgtccgattatgatcgaacggctccgaaacccccctcctaacccctcaaaccctagccccttccatATATATACACCCCCTACCAAAAATGGGCTAACCTAGCTCTTCCCCTACCTCGAGACCCCCTCCCTCGGATCCAGCGCCGCCCCTTCTCCTCGGATCCACCGCCAACCACCTTCCCCCTGCCACTTGGCGCCGTCCCACTCGCCAGCGCCATCGCAAGCCGACTTCTCACCCAACCAGCGGCTGCCACGCGTCCCCCTGTCTCTCCTCCACCCatgcggcccgcggagcccatccaggGCCCGCCTGGGCCCAAAGccacgccgccgcggcccgccgtcGCGCGCGCAAGCCTGCCTGACCGCCCGCCTCCTCCTTCCCgttctggatcgaggggaggagaccCTCGATCCCGAGCTCCCCGTCGACCCGCCGCCGGCCATCATCCGTGTCGCCTAGCCGGAAGGCTGTGGCTGCGCCGGAACCAGATCCGTCGGGCCCCCTTCGGCCCCGGCCTCGGTGTctctccgccgcccaccgtcgccaACCCCCCTGTGCTGCCATGGAACTCCGCCGGAGTTGTCGTCCCTCTCTGTCGGCCCTCCTTCCTGCCAGATCCGGCCGAGGCTTGGCCTCCGGCACCCATCCCCGGCGAGTCTCGTACCTCCCAGTGTTCTCCCCACCTTCGCGTAGCCACGCTCGGtgagcctccaccgccgccgccatgtctcTTCTCGGGACGAGCAGAGGAGCTGCTCGTCCCGCGAGCACCGCACCCGCGTGGGCCTCCCCAGCTGCAGCCCAGCCTCTCCACCgaaccggcccaaggcccagggtgagcagccccctggcCTTTCCTCTATTGGGCTAGTCAGATTCGGCCCATGCATGTTTTTTTTCCTGTCCGGCGATTTTAGCATTATCCGGTgaattacagttttacagaaaacccctcaaTATCATGCATATAATAAACTCCACAACCgcgcatcggattaaaatgttttatatatgtaaaatgcttagaatttcatctagtttcataatatgtcactttcatccatgtttaaaatgtttaaacttgctgtttatttaattttgcataaatgccatgttaaaatgctttatttcataactaaataaccgtagctcggttttaaataaaatttatatgtatttggggtggaaaaatgcctagattaacttggtgcactcatcttgcatgtttaacaacattaaaatatgttttagagcagaacagtaccaaattcataatatgcatatggggatttttctggaattgttgtttgtgtttccggcctcatttaaacttgcctaaatagttagtttacttatgcttcacctcttgccatgtttaacaacatttaatattgttgtgtacctaaacgagagcgaactgaATAACTCAGAtttggtgtttcatcaatatgcaactcgttgcatatcgagctccacttaacttgtagtattgtttgttgcactttgccatgccatgcctcattaaaccggacatgcatcatacttgtttgtgcatcatgccatgattatgcttgtgtgtttaccatgttgtttggttctttccggtttgcttctctcggtagcttcggtttcattccggagttgtgaggattcgttcgactacgtccgttcgtcttcttcatggactcgttcttcttccttgcgggatttcaggcaagatgacctctaccctggatctcattactatcattgctatgctagttgcttcgttctatcgctatgctgcgttacctatcttttctcatcaagcctcccaaactgccatgaacctctaacctttgacacccttcctagcaaaccgttgcttggctatgttaccgctttgctcagccctcttatagcgtcgctagttgcaggtgaagttgaagattgctccatggtggacaggattttggttgggatatcacaatatctcttatattattaatgcatctatatatttggtaaagggtggaaggctcggccttatgcctggtgttttgttccactcttgccgccctagtttccgtcataccggtgttatgttcccggattttgcattccttacgcggtcgggtgatttatgggacccccttgacagtttgctttgaataaaactcctccagcaaggcccaaccttggtttaccatttgcctcactaccacctatatttcccttgggagtaattaacccaagggtcatatttattacagcccccccgggccaatgcttgtctaagtgttggtccgaactagagcaccgtgcggggccattccttgggcaacttggattcgtcggtttcctgtatgcttcgcttatccggtgttgccctgagaacgagatatgtgcagctcctatcgggattgtcggcgcatcgggcggtcttgctggtcttgttttgccattgtcgaaatgtcttgtaaaccgggattccgagtctgatcgggtcttcctgggagaaggtatatccttcgttgatcgcgagagcttatcatgggctaagttgggacacccctgcagggtataaactttcgaaagccgtgcctgcggttataggcagatgggaatttgttaatgtccggttgtagataacttgacaccagatatgaattaaaatgcatcaaccgtgtgtgtagccgtgatggtctcttttcggcggagtccgggaagtgaacacggtttctgggttatgtttgacgtaagtaggagttcaggatcacttcttgatcattgctagcttcacgaccgttccgcttgctctcttctcgctcttatttgcgtatgttagccaccatatatgcttagtcgctgctgcagcctcaccactttaccccttcctttccctttaagctttgctagtcttgatacccatggtaatgggattgctgagtcctcgtggctcacagattaatacaacaatagttgtaggtacatgttatgcgatgttcatgacgcgagagcgatgcttgcttgtcttggagttcttcttctgcttcttcttcgatcaggggataggttccaggtcggcagcctgggctagcagggtggatgtcgtttgagtttctgtttgtgtttcatccatagtcgaatgatgctcttatgtattgtgatgttgtattcgtgtggcattgtatgcctcttgtatgtatccccatctattatgtaatgctgatgtaatgatatccaccttgcagaagaatttcaatatgcgggtctatccttggtgggacctttgagttccttttggatagggtcgcatattgggcgtgacaagttggtaatcagagcctcgaccgaccataggagcccccttgattgttgtccattgttgagtctagaagaaaactattttgagtcttaggattatatatatcggagagtaggattcttttactcctcagccccttcgtcgctctggtgaggtctcttgacgtagatgttttgtctttcctctcctcaaatttcactaaatttttttaggatcacgcgggtatcttggaattgttccgatggttttgtgacgagaacattgttcttggtgcctcctgtctattatgtggctttgacccggggagttgagctccgaggtgttgtcgtcacaattttatcgttgcagttctggaatacctgagttttgccgacatcgaaaatctcttttatgcagttgttggtgagataacctcgacccacccagtactgggggagttcgggagtattgccataactcgtataacggatgcttttcgaaggttgaggtacacgatttccggagttttcttggttatgtgttgacggatggatacagctggatgtagggattgttagtttgggtgagatatattacttcctctgtatccccaacaccagattgcataaccagaaagtttcgggagtttataggtgggaattcaagtacctcctagaatatctttccgacagatgcatgatattggattgggtaaatctctatcatatgtatttgttccggcttattctgcaagccaaatcctttgttttgttttatttgtggtattcgagttgcttcaaagtcaagtgttgattccatacctttcaagcggtgttctcatatttctatgagagtgctaatccttcttgtttatcgagattgtcatgtcaattcttttccaaaccagcgtgcttctcttcaagtggatccgatcattttcaacatccgcaagatcaactctaagtttttctcaccgttgtttgtttcatccgtcccccagttgcctttgttttcccgccctcccacccttttcttcaaggactcatttattttaatcaagtatccatttattcatgtgaagtcacttcactcttttcaatcaatgttctgatccggtgatccctcatgAAGATGATCACGAGCTTCAAATTCATCATCctccgttctttttcttctccggtggatccaattcaagctttcgatattcatcatattcttttcctcgtttctaatgttttcccatgccggtgcacctcttaattgttcacctttCTCTATTCTTATCctaagtgctcaagatatctcagaagaatcatgtttccattcttaatcagTTCGAGTTACTTCAAGTatttctctcattcaagctatttaattcaaccggtgcaatctctcttccaagcgacctttttaacggtgtatcttttgagtgggccctaacccacaggtcttttcccaggatcttacctgactcttctaattttc is a window encoding:
- the LOC123040497 gene encoding uncharacterized protein; the encoded protein is MDGNSRSSSKRAKLLVMKMGPRIKKLSIKQQNERPEIENKILAIENHKMREKLTTYRCAACLKIENACLKVELARSFRNAAAILEAEAQSELDVGFSSTAPQVPADTSATGPLQPGAAGSQDEPRE